In bacterium, the sequence GAGACGCGACGCGCAGCCAGGGATACGCCCCATTGGACGGGCGCCGTTGACACCGTCGAATGGTGTGGTATCTTTCCCGCTCATGAACGACCATGCGCCACAATCTCCACCTCCGGTGATCATCGGCGTTGCCGGAGGCACGGGCTCGGGCAAGACGACCGTCGCGCTGCGGGTCCAGGAGGCCGCGCCCGGCAAGACAGTGCAGATCATCCATCACGATTCCTATTACCGCGACAATTCGCACCTCTCGCTGAAGGACCGCGCGAAGATCAACTACGACCATCCCAACGCCTTCGACACCGCGTTGCTTGTCGAGCACCTGAAGATGCTGAAGAACGGCGAGGCTGTGGACGTGCCGGTCTACGATTACGCCACCCATTCGCGGCGCCCCGAGACGCGGCGGGTGGAGCCGGCGGACATCATCTTCGTCGAGGGCATCCTGGTGCTGGAAGCGAAACCGTTGCGCGAGTTGATGGACATCCGGCTCTACGTGGG encodes:
- the udk gene encoding uridine kinase, producing MNDHAPQSPPPVIIGVAGGTGSGKTTVALRVQEAAPGKTVQIIHHDSYYRDNSHLSLKDRAKINYDHPNAFDTALLVEHLKMLKNGEAVDVPVYDYATHSRRPETRRVEPADIIFVEGILVLEAKPLRELMDIRLYVGVDADERFIRRLKRDTRERGRSVESVIDQYMKVVRPMHLQFVNPTKKYAHLIIPEGGHNQVAIDLIAAKIAAIIQARHG